In a single window of the Streptomyces sp. CGMCC 4.7035 genome:
- a CDS encoding TetR/AcrR family transcriptional regulator, which yields MNDSDEGAGRAVPSKRKDARRNKETLLDAAAAVFVTSGVEAPVRDIAAKAGVGLGTIYRHFPTRADLIIAVYRHQVDACAEAGPALRATSETPYAALGQWINLFVDFLVTKHGLAAVLQSDTAGFDTLHAYFLDRLVPVCAELLEAAAAAGEIRSDIEAYELMRGVGNLCIGADSDPRYDARRLVELLIAGLRRPR from the coding sequence GTGAACGACAGCGACGAGGGCGCCGGGCGCGCGGTCCCGTCCAAGCGCAAGGACGCCCGACGCAACAAGGAGACGCTGCTGGACGCGGCCGCCGCGGTCTTCGTCACGTCGGGCGTGGAAGCGCCGGTACGCGACATCGCGGCCAAGGCCGGCGTCGGGCTGGGCACGATCTACCGCCACTTCCCGACGCGAGCGGATCTCATCATCGCCGTCTACCGGCACCAGGTCGACGCCTGCGCCGAGGCCGGCCCGGCCCTACGGGCGACCAGCGAGACTCCTTACGCCGCGCTGGGGCAATGGATCAACCTCTTCGTCGATTTCCTGGTCACCAAGCACGGACTCGCCGCCGTGCTCCAGTCCGACACCGCCGGCTTCGACACGCTGCACGCCTACTTCCTCGACCGGCTCGTGCCCGTCTGCGCCGAGCTGCTCGAAGCCGCGGCCGCCGCCGGCGAGATCCGCTCCGACATCGAGGCGTACGAACTCATGCGCGGCGTCGGCAACCTCTGCATCGGCGCGGACAGCGATCCCCGCTACGACGCACGCCGGCTGGTCGAACTCCTCATCGCAGGACTACGCCGACCGCGGTGA
- a CDS encoding FG-GAP and VCBS repeat-containing protein, with protein sequence MRSRTTVTLTAALLAGTLTPLALSSPATAAPAKYADDFNGDGYRDYAYSGSVTDAGSDGSGTVGIIYGTATGPNGRKQNITQNSPGIPGTNEWDDGFGHAMAGADFNRDGYADLAVAAYGEDVGARSEEGAIVIIWGSASGLSGATSVPNKAPQKWGQFGLDLAVGDFNGDGRPDLAALNNKTAYVYLGSFTKSGFSGTVTKLANDHMSAEHLAVGKVTKDSATDLVVVGAVDGSEHTVTGAWFVRGGRTLTRGTTLKLGSGEDTSWQVDTRIADFNKDGYGDIALGHPNANGKGAVLVWRGGSTGPGGVTRISQDTSGVAGGAEVGDRFGARISVGDVNHDGYPDLAVASPGEDLGGHTDAGAIHILRGSASGLTGSKSQYFDRSSAGVPGGLEANASFGERLRLRDSNRDGYADLFADYLRLRGTSSGITTSGIQEAASSDFMQ encoded by the coding sequence TTGCGCTCCAGAACGACGGTCACCCTGACCGCAGCTTTGCTTGCCGGCACCCTCACCCCGCTCGCCCTCTCTTCCCCGGCCACGGCCGCACCCGCCAAGTACGCGGACGACTTCAACGGGGACGGGTACCGGGACTACGCGTACAGCGGCAGCGTCACCGACGCGGGCAGTGACGGCTCCGGCACGGTCGGCATCATCTACGGCACGGCGACCGGGCCCAACGGCCGTAAGCAGAACATCACGCAGAACAGCCCGGGCATCCCCGGCACCAACGAGTGGGACGACGGCTTCGGCCACGCGATGGCCGGCGCGGACTTCAACCGCGACGGATACGCCGACCTTGCCGTGGCCGCTTACGGCGAGGACGTCGGCGCGCGCTCCGAGGAGGGCGCCATCGTGATCATCTGGGGGTCCGCGTCCGGTCTGTCCGGCGCAACCTCCGTTCCCAACAAGGCACCGCAGAAGTGGGGGCAGTTCGGCCTCGACCTCGCCGTCGGCGATTTCAACGGCGACGGCAGACCCGATCTGGCCGCACTCAACAACAAAACCGCATACGTATACCTCGGCTCCTTCACCAAGTCGGGCTTCAGCGGCACGGTCACCAAGCTCGCAAACGACCACATGTCCGCGGAACACCTGGCCGTCGGGAAGGTCACCAAGGACAGCGCCACCGATCTCGTGGTCGTCGGCGCGGTGGACGGAAGCGAACACACCGTCACCGGCGCCTGGTTCGTCCGCGGCGGCAGGACGCTCACCCGGGGCACGACGCTCAAACTCGGCAGTGGCGAGGACACGAGCTGGCAAGTCGACACCCGGATCGCCGACTTCAACAAGGACGGATACGGCGACATCGCCCTCGGCCACCCCAACGCCAACGGCAAGGGCGCCGTCCTTGTCTGGCGCGGCGGCTCCACCGGCCCCGGCGGCGTCACCCGTATCAGTCAGGACACCTCTGGTGTCGCCGGCGGCGCTGAGGTCGGTGACCGCTTCGGTGCGCGCATCTCCGTGGGCGACGTCAACCATGACGGCTATCCGGACCTCGCCGTCGCCAGCCCTGGAGAGGACCTCGGCGGGCACACCGACGCAGGCGCCATCCACATCCTGCGCGGCAGCGCATCCGGGCTCACCGGATCAAAATCCCAGTACTTCGACCGCTCCAGCGCGGGCGTACCAGGAGGACTGGAGGCGAACGCGAGTTTCGGCGAGCGCCTGCGGTTGCGTGACTCCAACCGCGATGGCTACGCCGACCTCTTCGCGGACTACCTGCGCCTGCGTGGAACGTCCAGCGGCATCACGACCTCCGGCATCCAGGAAGCGGCCTCGTCCGACTTCATGCAATAG
- a CDS encoding FG-GAP-like repeat-containing protein has product MLRISLGRRAPGDPSSLRRTAARRTLGAALALAASMTTAVTMAPQAAAADNSDRCPSGKLCLFQYGDYKGEMKIVSSSLATMGDFNDKTSSLVNNSRMWAVAHTKANYAGGDTLLIGPHNGAIDLTGGAFDGAFDNKISSIRVATTEYEATQGVPWMDWYLLPEDKRPAGLPDVARFGDLNNDGRPDLLERADDGRLWFLSGIVNADGSTKGKLVGGGWNAMTQLVRHGDYNGDAKEDLYARDKAGVLWFYPGRGNGTFGTRVRVGGGWNALREISAAGDLTGDGHRDLLARDTAGKLWLYPGNGKGAFRARKLVGGGWNAMNKLAAPGDMTGDGKADLLARDGSRALWLYPGNGNGAFGARKKLPYAWPSDEPVIATGDVNGDGLSDLMRPINFQLFVYHGNGRGSISGPDADMGWDTAPNVRVF; this is encoded by the coding sequence ATGCTTCGCATCTCCCTGGGCCGACGCGCCCCGGGCGACCCCTCTTCGCTCAGGCGTACCGCCGCCCGGCGAACCCTCGGCGCCGCGTTAGCCCTCGCCGCGTCCATGACCACGGCGGTCACCATGGCTCCGCAGGCGGCGGCCGCGGACAACTCGGACCGCTGTCCCTCGGGGAAGCTGTGCCTCTTCCAGTACGGCGACTACAAGGGCGAGATGAAGATCGTCTCGTCGAGCCTGGCCACCATGGGCGACTTCAACGACAAGACCTCGTCGTTGGTCAACAACAGCCGGATGTGGGCCGTCGCGCACACCAAAGCCAACTACGCGGGCGGCGACACGCTGCTCATCGGCCCGCACAACGGAGCCATCGACCTCACCGGAGGCGCGTTCGACGGCGCATTCGACAACAAGATCAGCTCGATCCGGGTCGCCACCACCGAATACGAGGCCACCCAGGGCGTCCCGTGGATGGACTGGTACCTCCTGCCGGAGGACAAGCGGCCGGCGGGGCTGCCCGACGTGGCCCGGTTCGGGGACCTGAACAACGACGGACGCCCCGATCTCCTGGAGCGCGCGGACGACGGCCGGCTGTGGTTCCTCTCGGGCATCGTCAATGCCGACGGGTCGACCAAGGGGAAGCTCGTCGGGGGCGGCTGGAACGCCATGACGCAGCTGGTCCGGCACGGTGACTACAACGGGGACGCCAAGGAGGACCTGTACGCCCGTGACAAGGCCGGGGTGCTCTGGTTCTACCCGGGCCGGGGCAACGGCACCTTCGGCACGAGGGTACGGGTCGGCGGCGGCTGGAACGCCCTGCGCGAGATCAGCGCGGCCGGGGACCTGACCGGTGACGGCCACAGGGATCTGCTGGCCCGCGACACCGCCGGAAAGCTGTGGCTGTACCCGGGCAACGGCAAGGGCGCCTTCCGCGCCCGCAAGCTCGTCGGCGGTGGCTGGAACGCCATGAACAAGCTGGCCGCACCGGGCGACATGACCGGCGACGGCAAGGCCGACCTGCTGGCCCGCGACGGGTCACGTGCGCTGTGGCTGTACCCCGGCAACGGCAACGGCGCCTTCGGCGCGCGCAAGAAGCTGCCCTACGCCTGGCCCAGTGACGAGCCGGTGATCGCGACCGGTGACGTGAACGGCGACGGCCTGTCCGACCTCATGCGGCCCATCAACTTCCAGTTGTTCGTCTACCACGGGAACGGCAGGGGTTCCATCAGCGGCCCGGACGCCGACATGGGCTGGGACACCGCGCCCAACGTCCGCGTCTTCTGA
- a CDS encoding SigE family RNA polymerase sigma factor, whose protein sequence is MRLGRSDGYQEFAAARARHLYRSACLLTGGDTHLAEDLVQETLGRVYLRWGRISRVDNPAGYAQTVLTRTFLAHQRRHSSRKERATDVLPDLPEPDTAGDTPLRLTLVEALRRLSAKDRAVVVLRYWEDRSIEETAAAMNTSSAAVRTRCVRALARLRTLLGDALNEYARS, encoded by the coding sequence ATGAGACTGGGCCGCAGCGACGGATACCAGGAGTTCGCCGCCGCACGCGCCAGACACCTGTACCGGTCCGCCTGTCTGCTCACCGGCGGCGACACCCATCTCGCCGAGGACCTCGTCCAGGAGACCCTCGGCCGGGTGTACCTGCGCTGGGGCCGCATCTCCCGCGTCGACAACCCCGCCGGGTACGCCCAGACCGTCCTCACCCGTACCTTCCTCGCCCATCAGCGGCGCCACAGCAGCCGCAAGGAGCGCGCCACCGACGTGCTCCCCGACCTCCCCGAGCCGGACACGGCCGGCGACACGCCTCTGCGGCTCACCCTCGTCGAGGCGCTGCGACGGCTGTCCGCCAAGGACCGGGCCGTGGTCGTCCTGCGCTACTGGGAGGACCGCAGCATCGAGGAGACCGCCGCCGCGATGAACACCAGCTCGGCCGCCGTACGCACCCGCTGCGTCCGCGCCCTCGCCCGGCTGCGCACGCTCCTCGGCGACGCCCTCAATGAGTACGCGAGATCCTGA
- a CDS encoding LLM class flavin-dependent oxidoreductase has product MPHTLRPSFGIMTAPSQVDYRDILRVWREADTIPAIEHAWLFDHLMPIGGDPDGPTYEGWTLLSALAAHTRRLRLGVLVTSNRFRPPAMLAKIATTVDIVSGGRLDFGIGVGSRPGHPLARREYAAHGLPFHDSAHAVGSLAEACTVIRRLWTEEEPFDFHGTHHHLTGAFGNPKPVQRPHPPILIGGRSAATLRVVAEHADLWNIPGGDIDDVVRRSALLDRYCAEIGRDPASITRSIFLPVSYDRPGVTQDAIGDATDAGFRHIVLGLPAPYPADVARWVTDELISMSL; this is encoded by the coding sequence ATGCCGCACACACTCCGCCCCAGTTTCGGAATCATGACCGCCCCCTCGCAGGTCGACTACCGCGACATCCTGCGGGTCTGGCGCGAGGCGGACACGATCCCGGCGATCGAGCACGCGTGGTTGTTCGATCACCTCATGCCGATCGGCGGCGACCCGGACGGACCGACCTACGAGGGCTGGACCCTGCTCTCGGCCCTTGCCGCCCACACCCGACGACTGCGGCTCGGTGTGCTGGTGACCAGCAACCGGTTCCGGCCGCCCGCGATGCTGGCCAAGATCGCCACGACGGTCGACATCGTCTCCGGCGGACGGCTCGACTTCGGCATCGGCGTCGGCTCGCGTCCCGGCCACCCCCTGGCACGCCGTGAGTACGCAGCACACGGCCTTCCCTTCCACGACTCCGCGCACGCCGTGGGCAGCCTCGCCGAAGCCTGCACGGTGATCCGGCGGTTGTGGACGGAGGAGGAACCGTTCGACTTCCACGGCACCCACCACCACCTCACCGGGGCGTTCGGCAACCCCAAACCCGTCCAGCGCCCCCACCCGCCGATCCTCATCGGCGGACGCTCGGCCGCGACGCTGCGCGTGGTCGCCGAGCACGCCGACCTATGGAACATCCCGGGCGGCGACATCGACGACGTCGTCCGCCGCAGCGCACTGCTGGACCGCTACTGCGCCGAGATCGGCCGCGACCCCGCCTCGATCACCCGCTCGATCTTCCTGCCCGTCTCCTACGACCGGCCCGGTGTCACCCAGGACGCGATCGGTGACGCGACCGACGCCGGCTTCCGGCACATCGTCCTCGGACTGCCCGCGCCCTACCCCGCCGACGTCGCACGGTGGGTCACCGACGAGCTGATCAGCATGTCGCTCTGA
- a CDS encoding aldo/keto reductase gives MQYRTLGRTGVQVSTLALGAMNFGRIGRTTQDEATAIVDAALEAGINLIDTADWYSGGESEEIVGKAVAGRREDIVLATKATMPMGDERNHQGSSRRWLVTALDDSLRRLGVDHVDLYQIHRWDPKTSDEETLSALTDLQRAGKIRYFGSSTFPAHRIVQAQWAAREHHLGRYVTEQPNYSILQRGVEAHVLPVTEQYGLGVLVWSPLASGWLSGAVREGRDVTTNRSAFMPERFDMTLPYNRARLDAVEQLAKVADEAGLTMIQLALGFVTAHPAVTSALIGPRTMDHLHAQLAAADTVLSVDVLDAIDDIVAPGTDLAAHEKFDTPPALLDPSLRRR, from the coding sequence ATGCAGTACCGCACCTTGGGCCGCACCGGTGTGCAGGTCAGCACCCTCGCGCTCGGCGCCATGAACTTCGGCCGGATCGGGCGCACCACCCAGGACGAGGCCACCGCCATCGTCGACGCCGCCCTGGAGGCGGGGATCAACCTCATCGACACCGCCGACTGGTACAGCGGCGGCGAGTCGGAAGAGATCGTCGGAAAGGCCGTTGCCGGCCGTCGCGAGGACATCGTGCTGGCCACGAAGGCGACCATGCCGATGGGCGACGAGCGCAACCATCAAGGCAGTTCGCGCCGCTGGCTGGTCACCGCGCTGGACGACAGCCTGCGCCGCCTCGGCGTCGACCATGTCGATCTCTACCAGATCCACCGGTGGGACCCGAAGACCAGCGACGAGGAGACGCTGTCGGCCCTGACCGACCTGCAACGCGCGGGAAAGATCCGTTACTTCGGCTCCTCGACCTTCCCCGCCCACCGCATCGTGCAGGCACAGTGGGCCGCCCGTGAGCATCACCTGGGCCGTTATGTCACCGAGCAGCCCAACTACTCGATCCTCCAGCGCGGAGTCGAGGCTCACGTCCTGCCCGTGACCGAACAGTACGGGCTCGGTGTGCTGGTGTGGAGCCCGCTGGCCTCGGGCTGGCTGTCGGGCGCGGTCCGGGAGGGCCGCGACGTCACCACCAACCGCTCGGCGTTCATGCCGGAACGCTTCGACATGACTCTCCCGTACAACCGGGCCAGGCTTGACGCGGTCGAGCAGCTGGCCAAGGTCGCCGACGAGGCCGGCCTGACCATGATCCAGCTCGCACTCGGTTTCGTGACCGCGCACCCCGCCGTGACCAGCGCGCTCATCGGCCCCCGCACGATGGACCACCTGCACGCGCAGCTCGCCGCCGCCGACACCGTGCTCTCCGTCGACGTACTCGACGCGATCGACGACATCGTCGCCCCCGGCACCGACCTCGCCGCACACGAGAAGTTCGACACTCCGCCCGCGCTGCTCGACCCGTCACTGCGGCGCCGCTGA